In one Balaenoptera ricei isolate mBalRic1 chromosome 20, mBalRic1.hap2, whole genome shotgun sequence genomic region, the following are encoded:
- the RARA gene encoding retinoic acid receptor alpha isoform X1, with product MASNSSSCPTPGGGHLNGYPVPPYAFFFPPMLGGLSPPGALTTLQHQLPVSGYSTPSPATIETQSSSSEEIVPSPPSPPPLPRIYKPCFVCQDKSSGYHYGVSACEGCKGFFRRSIQKNMVYTCHRDKNCIINKVTRNRCQYCRLQKCFEVGMSKESVRNDRNKKKKEAPKPECSESYTLTPEVGELIEKVRKAHQETFPALCQLGKYTTNNSSEQRVSLDIDLWDKFSELSTKCIIKTVEFAKQLPGFTTLTIADQITLLKAACLDILILRICTRYTPEQDTMTFSDGLTLNRTQMHNAGFGPLTDLVFAFANQLLPLEMDDAETGLLSAICLICGDRQDLEQPDRVDMLQEPLLEALKVYVRKRRPSRPHMFPKMLMKITDLRSISAKGAERVITLKMEIPGSMPPLIQEMLENSEGLDTLSGQAGGGGRDGGGLAPPPGSCSPSLSPSSNRSSPATHSP from the exons ATGGCCAGTAACAGCAGCTCCTGCCCGACACCTGGGGGCGGGCACCTCAATGGATACCCGGTGCCCCCCTACGCCTTCTTCTTCCCCCCCATGCTGGGGGGACTCTCCCCACCAGGCGCTCTGACCACTCTCCAGCACCAGCTTCCAGTTAGCGGCTATAGCACGCCATCCCCAGCCA CCATTGAGACCCAGAGCAGCAGTTCCGAAGAGATAGTGCCCAGCCCCCCCTCgccaccccctctcccccgcaTCTACAAGCCTTGCTTTGTCTGTCAAGACAAATCCTCAGGCTACCACTATGGGGTCAGCGCTTGTGAGGGCTGCAAG GGCTTCTTCCGCCGCAGCATCCAGAAGAACATGGTGTACACGTGTCATCGGGACAAGAACTGCATCATCAATAAGGTGACCCGGAACCGCTGCCAGTACTGCCGGCTGCAGAAGTGCTTCGAAGTGGGCATGTCCAAGGAGT CCGTGAGGAACGACCGaaacaagaagaagaaggaggcgCCCAAGCCCGAGTGCTCCGAGAGCTACACGCTGACGCCGGAGGTGGGGGAGCTCATCGAGAAGGTGCGCAAAGCGCATCAGGAGACCTTCCCCGCCCTCTGCCAGCTGGGCAAATACACTACG AACAACAGCTCAGAACAGCGTGTCTCTCTGGACATTGACCTCTGGGACAAGTTCAGTGAACTCTCCACCAAGTGCATCATTAAGACTGTGGAGTTCGCCAAGCAGCTTCCCGGCTTCACCACCCTCACCATTGCGGACCAGATCACCCTTCTCAAGGCTGCCTGCCTGGACATCCTG ATCCTGCGGATCTGCACGCGGTACACGCCCGAGCAGGACACAATGACCTTCTCGGATGGGCTGACCCTGAACCGGACCCAGATGCACAATGCCGGCTTCGGCCCTCTCACGGACCTGGTCTTCGCCTTCGCCAACCAGCTGCTGCCCTTGGAGATGGATGATGCTGAGACAGGGCTGCTCAGTGCCATCTGCCTCATctgtggag ACCGGCAGGACCTGGAGCAGCCAGACAGGGTGGACATGCTGCAGGAGCCGCTGCTTGAGGCACTGAAGGTCTATGTGCGGAAACGGAGGCCCAGCCGCCCACACATGTTCCCCAAGATGCTGATGAAGATCACAGACCTGCGAAGCATCAGTGCTAAGG GGGCTGAGCGGGTGATCACGCTGAAGATGGAGATCCCGGGCTCCATGCCACCTCTCATCCAGGAAATGCTGGAGAACTCAGAGGGCCTGGACACCCTGAGCGGacaagcggggggcggggggcgggatgGGGGCGGCCTGGCCCCCCCGCCCGGCAGCTgcagccccagcctcagccccagctCAAACAGAAGCAGCCCGGCCACCCACTCCCCGTGA
- the GJD3 gene encoding gap junction delta-3 protein yields MGEWAFLGSLLDAVQLQSPLVGRLWLVVMLIFRILVLATVGGAVFEDEQEEFVCNTLQPGCRQTCYDRAFPVSHYRFWLFHILLLSAPPVLFVIYSVHRASKEPGGAAGGAGSLGPPGRPEGRGARRCYLLSVALRLLAELAFLAGQALLYGFRVAPHFVCAGAPCPHTVDCFVSRPTEKTVFVIFYFAVGLLSALLSVAELGHLLWKGRTRAGHCRQAAERDNRCNRAHEEAQQLLPPPPPPPPALPARRPGPDPYAPPSYAHRAPACDSEGGSGRSKASLATVRQDLAI; encoded by the coding sequence ATGGGGGAGTGGGCGTTCCTCGGCTCGCTGCTGGACGCCGTGCAGCTGCAGTCGCCGCTCGTGGGCCGCCTGTGGCTGGTGGTCATGCTGATCTTCCGCATCCTGGTGCTGGCCACGGTGGGCGGCGCCGTGTTCGAGGACGAGCAGGAGGAGTTCGTGTGCAACACGCTGCAGCCGGGCTGTCGCCAGACCTGCTACGACCGCGCCTTCCCCGTCTCCCACTACCGCTTCTGGCTCTTCCACATCCTGCTGCTGTCGGCGCCCCCGGTGCTCTTCGTCATCTACTCTGTGCACCGGGCCAGCAAGGAGCCGGGCGGCGCGGCCGGCGGGGCGGGGTCGCTGGGGCCCCCGGGGCGCCCGGAGGGCCGCGGCGCGCGCCGCTGCTACCTGCTGAGCGTGGCGCTGCGCCTGCTGGCCGAGCTGGCCTTCCTGGCGGGCCAGGCGCTGCTCTACGGCTTCCGCGTGGCCCCGCACTTCGTGTGCGCCGGTGCCCCGTGCCCACACACGGTGGACTGCTTCGTGAGCCGGCCCACCGAGAAGACCGTCTTCGTGATCTTCTACTTCGCCGTGGGGCTGCTCTCGGCGCTGCTCAGCGTGGCCGAGCTGGGCCACCTGCTCTGGAAGGGCCGCACGCGCGCCGGCCACTGTCGCCAGGCGGCCGAGCGCGACAACCGCTGCAACCGCGCGCACGAGGAGGCGCAGCAGctgctcccgccgccgccgccgccgccgcccgccctgCCCGCCAGGCGCCCGGGGCCCGACCCCTATGCCCCGCCCTCCTACGCTCACCGGGCGCCGGCCTGCGACAGCGAGGGCGGCAGCGGCCGCAGCAAGGCATCGCTGGCCACCGTCCGCCAGGACCTGGCCATCTAG
- the RARA gene encoding retinoic acid receptor alpha isoform X2 — translation MYESVDVGGLTPTPNPFLVVDFYNQNRACLLPEKGLPAPGPYSTPLRTPLWNGSNHSIETQSSSSEEIVPSPPSPPPLPRIYKPCFVCQDKSSGYHYGVSACEGCKGFFRRSIQKNMVYTCHRDKNCIINKVTRNRCQYCRLQKCFEVGMSKESVRNDRNKKKKEAPKPECSESYTLTPEVGELIEKVRKAHQETFPALCQLGKYTTNNSSEQRVSLDIDLWDKFSELSTKCIIKTVEFAKQLPGFTTLTIADQITLLKAACLDILILRICTRYTPEQDTMTFSDGLTLNRTQMHNAGFGPLTDLVFAFANQLLPLEMDDAETGLLSAICLICGDRQDLEQPDRVDMLQEPLLEALKVYVRKRRPSRPHMFPKMLMKITDLRSISAKGAERVITLKMEIPGSMPPLIQEMLENSEGLDTLSGQAGGGGRDGGGLAPPPGSCSPSLSPSSNRSSPATHSP, via the exons ATGTACGAGAGTGTGGACGTGGGGgggctcacccccacccccaatcccttcCTGGTGGTGGATTTTTATAACCAGAACCGGGCCTGTTTGCTCCCAGAGAAGGGGCTCCCTGCCCCCGGTCCCTACTCCACCCCGCTCCGGACTCCGCTTTGGAATGGCTCAAACCACT CCATTGAGACCCAGAGCAGCAGTTCCGAAGAGATAGTGCCCAGCCCCCCCTCgccaccccctctcccccgcaTCTACAAGCCTTGCTTTGTCTGTCAAGACAAATCCTCAGGCTACCACTATGGGGTCAGCGCTTGTGAGGGCTGCAAG GGCTTCTTCCGCCGCAGCATCCAGAAGAACATGGTGTACACGTGTCATCGGGACAAGAACTGCATCATCAATAAGGTGACCCGGAACCGCTGCCAGTACTGCCGGCTGCAGAAGTGCTTCGAAGTGGGCATGTCCAAGGAGT CCGTGAGGAACGACCGaaacaagaagaagaaggaggcgCCCAAGCCCGAGTGCTCCGAGAGCTACACGCTGACGCCGGAGGTGGGGGAGCTCATCGAGAAGGTGCGCAAAGCGCATCAGGAGACCTTCCCCGCCCTCTGCCAGCTGGGCAAATACACTACG AACAACAGCTCAGAACAGCGTGTCTCTCTGGACATTGACCTCTGGGACAAGTTCAGTGAACTCTCCACCAAGTGCATCATTAAGACTGTGGAGTTCGCCAAGCAGCTTCCCGGCTTCACCACCCTCACCATTGCGGACCAGATCACCCTTCTCAAGGCTGCCTGCCTGGACATCCTG ATCCTGCGGATCTGCACGCGGTACACGCCCGAGCAGGACACAATGACCTTCTCGGATGGGCTGACCCTGAACCGGACCCAGATGCACAATGCCGGCTTCGGCCCTCTCACGGACCTGGTCTTCGCCTTCGCCAACCAGCTGCTGCCCTTGGAGATGGATGATGCTGAGACAGGGCTGCTCAGTGCCATCTGCCTCATctgtggag ACCGGCAGGACCTGGAGCAGCCAGACAGGGTGGACATGCTGCAGGAGCCGCTGCTTGAGGCACTGAAGGTCTATGTGCGGAAACGGAGGCCCAGCCGCCCACACATGTTCCCCAAGATGCTGATGAAGATCACAGACCTGCGAAGCATCAGTGCTAAGG GGGCTGAGCGGGTGATCACGCTGAAGATGGAGATCCCGGGCTCCATGCCACCTCTCATCCAGGAAATGCTGGAGAACTCAGAGGGCCTGGACACCCTGAGCGGacaagcggggggcggggggcgggatgGGGGCGGCCTGGCCCCCCCGCCCGGCAGCTgcagccccagcctcagccccagctCAAACAGAAGCAGCCCGGCCACCCACTCCCCGTGA
- the RARA gene encoding retinoic acid receptor alpha isoform X3 has translation MAQTTVAIETQSSSSEEIVPSPPSPPPLPRIYKPCFVCQDKSSGYHYGVSACEGCKGFFRRSIQKNMVYTCHRDKNCIINKVTRNRCQYCRLQKCFEVGMSKESVRNDRNKKKKEAPKPECSESYTLTPEVGELIEKVRKAHQETFPALCQLGKYTTNNSSEQRVSLDIDLWDKFSELSTKCIIKTVEFAKQLPGFTTLTIADQITLLKAACLDILILRICTRYTPEQDTMTFSDGLTLNRTQMHNAGFGPLTDLVFAFANQLLPLEMDDAETGLLSAICLICGDRQDLEQPDRVDMLQEPLLEALKVYVRKRRPSRPHMFPKMLMKITDLRSISAKGAERVITLKMEIPGSMPPLIQEMLENSEGLDTLSGQAGGGGRDGGGLAPPPGSCSPSLSPSSNRSSPATHSP, from the exons ATGGCTCAAACCACTGTAG CCATTGAGACCCAGAGCAGCAGTTCCGAAGAGATAGTGCCCAGCCCCCCCTCgccaccccctctcccccgcaTCTACAAGCCTTGCTTTGTCTGTCAAGACAAATCCTCAGGCTACCACTATGGGGTCAGCGCTTGTGAGGGCTGCAAG GGCTTCTTCCGCCGCAGCATCCAGAAGAACATGGTGTACACGTGTCATCGGGACAAGAACTGCATCATCAATAAGGTGACCCGGAACCGCTGCCAGTACTGCCGGCTGCAGAAGTGCTTCGAAGTGGGCATGTCCAAGGAGT CCGTGAGGAACGACCGaaacaagaagaagaaggaggcgCCCAAGCCCGAGTGCTCCGAGAGCTACACGCTGACGCCGGAGGTGGGGGAGCTCATCGAGAAGGTGCGCAAAGCGCATCAGGAGACCTTCCCCGCCCTCTGCCAGCTGGGCAAATACACTACG AACAACAGCTCAGAACAGCGTGTCTCTCTGGACATTGACCTCTGGGACAAGTTCAGTGAACTCTCCACCAAGTGCATCATTAAGACTGTGGAGTTCGCCAAGCAGCTTCCCGGCTTCACCACCCTCACCATTGCGGACCAGATCACCCTTCTCAAGGCTGCCTGCCTGGACATCCTG ATCCTGCGGATCTGCACGCGGTACACGCCCGAGCAGGACACAATGACCTTCTCGGATGGGCTGACCCTGAACCGGACCCAGATGCACAATGCCGGCTTCGGCCCTCTCACGGACCTGGTCTTCGCCTTCGCCAACCAGCTGCTGCCCTTGGAGATGGATGATGCTGAGACAGGGCTGCTCAGTGCCATCTGCCTCATctgtggag ACCGGCAGGACCTGGAGCAGCCAGACAGGGTGGACATGCTGCAGGAGCCGCTGCTTGAGGCACTGAAGGTCTATGTGCGGAAACGGAGGCCCAGCCGCCCACACATGTTCCCCAAGATGCTGATGAAGATCACAGACCTGCGAAGCATCAGTGCTAAGG GGGCTGAGCGGGTGATCACGCTGAAGATGGAGATCCCGGGCTCCATGCCACCTCTCATCCAGGAAATGCTGGAGAACTCAGAGGGCCTGGACACCCTGAGCGGacaagcggggggcggggggcgggatgGGGGCGGCCTGGCCCCCCCGCCCGGCAGCTgcagccccagcctcagccccagctCAAACAGAAGCAGCCCGGCCACCCACTCCCCGTGA